One Paraglaciecola mesophila genomic region harbors:
- a CDS encoding cold-shock protein, with protein sequence MSTTTGTVKWFNESKGFGFIQQENGPDVFAHFRAITGTGFKTLAEGQKVEFTVTQGQKGPQAENIVVL encoded by the coding sequence ATGTCTACTACTACTGGTACAGTTAAATGGTTCAACGAATCTAAAGGTTTTGGTTTCATTCAGCAAGAAAATGGTCCTGACGTATTTGCTCACTTCCGTGCAATTACTGGTACTGGCTTCAAAACACTAGCTGAAGGCCAAAAAGTTGAGTTCACAGTAACTCAAGGCCAAAAAGGTCCTCAAGCAGAGAATATCGTAGTACTTTAA
- a CDS encoding MFS transporter: MLSLTFFLYFGQLGVLVPYLGVFLDGRGFSSQDIGELFALITLMRIVGPNLFASFADKSGKSLGILQLGAFLTFATFCSIFWLNSFWGLTIAFGLMMLFFTAIAPQTEVITLGSVRGDATKYSHVRLWGSIGFIVLTVLAGKLIDVFSSEAPIYISGAVLLGLFLVTLSLKEATVSEHKASGADSIWRKMRTKVFIAFILSSTLIQISFGPYYSFFALYARDLNYSGQETGSLIALGVAAEVIIFLLAGRLIGRFGVKWTLFVSMLLTGLRWYLLAVAAQFWPTLIVSQLLHAFSFGLIHAASINFIHHYFGIQFRSQGQALYTSIGFGIGGAAGNFGAGLIWQQGQGAELAFTLATGFALLGALLVACIPSRYMPK, from the coding sequence ATGCTGTCGTTGACCTTCTTTTTGTATTTCGGTCAACTAGGCGTGTTAGTGCCTTACCTCGGCGTGTTTCTTGACGGGCGAGGTTTTAGTTCTCAAGACATTGGAGAATTATTTGCTCTGATTACCTTAATGCGTATTGTCGGCCCAAATTTGTTTGCTTCTTTTGCGGACAAATCTGGAAAGTCGCTGGGTATTTTGCAGCTTGGTGCCTTTCTTACCTTTGCTACCTTTTGTTCTATCTTTTGGTTAAATAGCTTTTGGGGGTTAACCATAGCGTTTGGCTTAATGATGCTGTTTTTTACCGCGATTGCCCCACAGACCGAAGTGATTACCCTTGGCAGCGTGCGGGGAGATGCCACAAAATACAGCCACGTGCGTTTGTGGGGCAGCATAGGGTTTATCGTGCTGACGGTACTTGCGGGGAAATTGATTGATGTTTTTTCCAGTGAAGCACCGATTTATATCAGCGGAGCGGTATTACTGGGTTTATTTTTAGTTACTCTGAGTTTAAAAGAAGCCACTGTCAGCGAGCATAAAGCGAGTGGTGCCGATTCAATCTGGCGTAAAATGCGGACCAAGGTGTTTATTGCCTTTATTTTATCTTCTACTCTCATACAAATCAGTTTTGGTCCTTATTATAGTTTTTTCGCCCTTTACGCCCGAGATTTGAATTACTCGGGGCAAGAAACGGGGTCGCTGATTGCCCTAGGCGTTGCCGCTGAAGTGATTATTTTTTTGTTGGCGGGAAGGTTAATTGGTCGCTTTGGCGTTAAATGGACCTTGTTTGTTAGTATGTTGTTGACCGGTCTACGCTGGTATTTGTTAGCAGTAGCCGCTCAGTTTTGGCCCACCCTGATAGTGAGTCAGTTATTGCATGCATTCAGTTTCGGCTTGATTCACGCGGCCTCAATTAATTTTATTCATCACTATTTTGGTATCCAGTTTCGAAGCCAAGGGCAGGCGTTGTATACCAGTATTGGCTTTGGCATTGGTGGCGCCGCTGGAAACTTTGGTGCTGGATTGATTTGGCAGCAAGGGCAGGGAGCTGAACTTGCCTTTACGTTAGCCACTGGGTTTGCCTTGCTGGGGGCTTTACTTGTTGCATGTATACCTAGTCGGTATATGCCTAAGTGA
- the aroC gene encoding chorismate synthase, translated as MAGNTFGKLFTLSTFGESHGIAIGGVIDGCPPGLEISEADLQVDLDRRKPGTSRYTTARREEDEVQILSGVFEGKTTGTSIGLLIKNTDQRSNDYSKIKDTFRPGHADYTYQQKYGLRDYRGGGRSSARETAIRVAAGGIAKKFLKTHLGIEIRGYLSQLGPIKIDKVDHSVTNTNAFFCPDESKLDALDEYMRDLKKQGDSIGAKVSVVATNMPVGLGEPIFDRLDADLAHAMMGINAVKGVEVGDGFATVEQKGSEHRDLMSAEGFKSNRSGGVLGGISSGQDLVVHMALKPTSSISVPGESIDIHGEAAEVVTKGRHDPCVGIRAVPIAEAMMALVLMDHYLRHRGQNADVQSITPVIPAQSK; from the coding sequence ATGGCTGGCAATACGTTTGGCAAGCTTTTTACTTTAAGTACCTTTGGGGAAAGTCACGGCATTGCCATCGGCGGTGTGATTGATGGCTGCCCTCCTGGTTTAGAGATAAGTGAAGCTGATTTACAGGTAGATTTAGACCGCCGTAAACCCGGCACGTCTCGTTATACGACGGCACGTCGCGAGGAAGACGAAGTACAAATTTTATCTGGCGTATTTGAAGGAAAAACCACCGGCACGAGCATTGGTTTATTGATTAAAAACACCGATCAGCGCAGCAATGATTATTCTAAAATAAAAGATACTTTTCGCCCAGGTCATGCGGATTATACCTATCAACAAAAGTATGGGCTTCGTGACTATAGAGGTGGTGGACGCTCTTCAGCTCGTGAAACGGCTATTCGCGTGGCGGCTGGTGGGATTGCGAAAAAATTTCTAAAAACGCATTTGGGCATTGAGATACGAGGTTATTTGTCTCAGCTTGGGCCGATTAAAATCGATAAGGTTGACCACAGCGTGACCAATACCAATGCGTTCTTTTGCCCAGATGAAAGCAAATTAGACGCGTTAGATGAATACATGCGTGACCTTAAAAAACAGGGCGATTCAATTGGTGCCAAAGTCTCAGTTGTTGCAACGAATATGCCTGTGGGATTGGGCGAGCCTATCTTTGATCGATTAGACGCTGATTTGGCTCACGCCATGATGGGCATCAATGCAGTAAAAGGTGTTGAAGTCGGTGATGGTTTTGCCACTGTAGAACAAAAGGGCAGTGAGCACCGTGATTTGATGTCAGCTGAAGGCTTTAAATCCAACCGTTCTGGTGGGGTGCTAGGGGGCATTTCAAGCGGGCAAGATTTAGTGGTGCATATGGCGCTTAAACCGACTTCAAGTATTAGCGTACCGGGAGAAAGTATCGATATTCATGGTGAGGCGGCTGAGGTCGTTACCAAAGGGCGTCATGATCCATGTGTGGGAATTCGTGCAGTCCCCATTGCTGAAGCGATGATGGCATTGGTGTTGATGGATCACTATCTTCGTCACCGAGGACAAAACGCCGATGTGCAATCCATAACGCCTGTTATTCCCGCTCAAAGTAAATAA
- the prmB gene encoding 50S ribosomal protein L3 N(5)-glutamine methyltransferase has product MNNSVDIEQAVNDLQTMLDMVRWAVSQFNQAGLFYGHGTDNPWDEAVCLTLHTLNLPQDMLEQTGEQLFQARLTQTEKRDIALLVQRRAQERIPLPYLINQAWFCGLPFYVDERVLIPRSPFAELIEDKFAAWLTVPPTHILDLCTGGGCIAIALAYAFEDATVDAVDISTEALEVAEMNINEHQLSERVYPIQSDLMDALQGQKYDLIISNPPYVDAEDMADLPEEFHHEPELALAAGEDGLDLVHKMLRQAAAHLTDEGWLFVEVGNSQFHMEHVYPDLNLQWVEFTRGGHGVFAISRAELVAYFAS; this is encoded by the coding sequence ATGAATAATAGTGTGGATATAGAACAAGCCGTGAACGACTTGCAAACGATGCTTGATATGGTGCGTTGGGCGGTTAGTCAATTTAATCAAGCCGGTTTGTTTTATGGCCATGGTACGGACAACCCATGGGATGAAGCCGTTTGCTTAACGCTGCATACCTTAAACTTGCCGCAAGATATGCTAGAGCAAACTGGGGAGCAGCTTTTTCAGGCGCGTTTAACACAAACCGAAAAGCGCGATATCGCGCTTTTAGTTCAGCGCCGGGCGCAAGAGCGAATTCCGTTACCGTATTTAATCAACCAAGCTTGGTTTTGTGGTTTACCCTTTTACGTTGATGAGCGAGTACTCATTCCACGCTCTCCTTTTGCAGAGTTAATCGAAGATAAGTTTGCCGCTTGGCTGACTGTCCCACCCACACATATTTTAGATTTGTGCACAGGTGGCGGTTGTATTGCAATTGCCTTGGCCTATGCATTTGAAGACGCCACAGTAGATGCAGTTGATATTAGCACTGAGGCACTTGAAGTTGCCGAAATGAATATTAATGAGCATCAGCTGAGTGAGCGAGTCTATCCAATTCAATCGGATTTGATGGATGCATTACAAGGGCAAAAATACGACCTAATCATTAGTAATCCACCTTATGTGGACGCCGAAGACATGGCTGATTTACCTGAAGAGTTTCACCACGAGCCAGAACTCGCCTTGGCCGCAGGAGAGGACGGGTTGGACCTAGTACACAAAATGTTGCGCCAAGCAGCCGCACATTTAACTGACGAGGGTTGGTTATTTGTAGAAGTGGGTAACAGCCAATTTCACATGGAGCATGTTTATCCTGATCTAAACTTACAATGGGTTGAATTTACCCGCGGTGGCCATGGTGTCTTTGCAATAAGCAGGGCCGAGTTAGTGGCGTACTTTGCCTCTTAA